From one Anopheles cruzii chromosome 3, idAnoCruzAS_RS32_06, whole genome shotgun sequence genomic stretch:
- the LOC128273513 gene encoding ras-specific guanine nucleotide-releasing factor 2-like encodes MLSPKMQRSVRVNENQLIMLSDRAQYDHSMHGYLHKRTSDNNKWQMRWFVLYQNLLFYYESEQSSRPSGLIFLEGCYCERLVSAPSISGPPISSSSNQTPKIIKEEKLQHCFTICYRRENQRQYELRAATESECSSWIIAIREASFNKLLLQKEELEQKHVHLLQVVESEKTAKWQYTQQCEELASEIRKLRAEICVLRKETRSSYSATPVGRGSFSVPGESQDDHGSLPGLCASVQDSIELRKIKKVQSFFRGWLCRRRWKQIVEEYIRSPHAESMRKRNHLVFSMVEAEEEYLEQLEVLVACFLRPFKMAASSKRPPCSHEDVNSIFLNSETVLFLHQIFLKGLTSRLESWPTLVLGDLFDMLLPMLSIYQEYVRNHHYSLQVLTECKSNGNFATVLKRLEAKPSCQGRSLETFLTYPMHQIPRYIITLHELLAHTPHDHVERKSLQNARQQLEDLSRQMHDEVSETENLRKNLAVERMIVEGCDILLDVNQVFVRQGSLSVPPGRGRIRSRLASFKSERDAVRQCFLFSNHMIIATRTSGGRLHLLPDVGKIPLADATLVEDPSEQHDDEESSVCSASTRGSTLSVTESVNAGNRDFKIFVESKSGTRHGIHLVAPTIQDKEAWISDISQCLDNIHMHSLLSPGIGGSSGGSLLAGHQALRADPRLFKDDVDIRFSRTLNSCKLPQVRYATPERLLQRLTDLRFLSIDFLNTFLLTYRVFTDGETVLNALKSVFYDPPVEPPCDCEHQTDFLELPYQDGRASPRRTSGASSVSGYCSEGADRDRSMSGDSTGLRFRGSRRGYQSHQSTDQETLSWIPEQVGPVIIHSAHHASEKADEKPIEPTAPGHIQSKSQHQIHQQPQDDSYLVIPKTMPGSSSSDTLTETAMSGPSSPSNLSSVTLVGSTGSGGQDKSDDTPTEGTFKYGKAPTSPLPERIHPRLSKAHPTVHGVPPATPTICMTDTSQGDEVITTTMALDRQQPEQQIKTPLTPPTPPTVTTTPCYSPSNGQHPNGMSPLHQHHLPGKPTDQTTTAIVHGRLEVGGQKIVTQPYLTTTTTTTVTITTTTTATSTKSISPPHLLPMDRRPSVGHNIAIPHAALCQHRHSLQLNGDGSLFSKSEKTTSSPRLTTRKFSAPKTPERQRKSLFGTPQRDRDTSSTRRFSESDDDMATSIFTTPRGSLGGVSLNTISSRASMQHDHVPHCSSKVGVVITSYRQSQRSMGPDPLWSSTSTAAAAFAIATSASSNPRDEPPEVEARNRKESVVSSPATMRVLNVLRHWVSKHFQDFEQDAALRSQTIAFLDDITCSPNLLPTEHRAASQLLRLLCRDDIDSGKQQLEILLTPPQTPSKESIETLSALEIAEQMTYLDHQIFLAIRSEEFLGQAWMKSDKKSRAEHIILMTKRFNDGSRLVCSEIVTRSNMAARVAAIEKWTAVADICRCLHNFNGVLQICAAFTNAAIYRLKKTWDKVPRTIKSTITKLQAVVCSDGRFRVMREALHRCDPPCIPYLGMYLTDLSFIEEGTPDFTPDGLLNFSKMRMIAHVIREIRHFQQTPYKIDHIPKVTSYLLDTSLLLDDDELYHKSLQIEPRSSRLSAPNTANV; translated from the exons CATTGCTTCACTATCTGCTACCGGCGGGAGAACCAGCGACAGTACGAACtgcgcgcggccaccgaaTCCGAATGCTCATCGTGGATCATCGCCATCCGGGAAGCGAG CTTCAACAAATTGCTGCTCCAGAAGGAGGAACTCGAGCAGAAACACGTCCATCTGCTGCAAGTGGTTGAGAGCGAGAAAACGGCCAAATGGCAGTACACGCAGCAGTGCGAGGAGCTGGCCTCGGAAATACGGAAGCTTCGGGCCGAG ATTTGTGTGCTACGGAAGGAGACCCGGTCCAGCTACTCGGCCACGCCGGTCGGACGGGGAAGCTTCAGTGTGCCGGGTGAGTCACAGGACGACCACGGATCGCTGCCGGGCCTGTGCGCCTCGGTCCAGGATTCGATCGAGCTGCGCAAGATCAAGAAGGTGCAGAGCTTCTTCCGCGGCTGGCTGTGCCGACGGCGCTGGAAGCAGATCGTCGAGGAGTACATCCGGTCGCCGCACGCCGAGAGCATGCGGAAGCGGAACCACCTCGTGTTCAGCATGGTCGAGGCCGAGGAGGAGTACCTGGAGCAGCTGGAGGTGCTGGTCGCGTGCTTCCTGCGCCCGTTCAAGATGGCGGCCAGCTCGAAGCGGCCGCCCTGCTCGCACGAGGACGTCAACTCGATCTTTCTCAACTCCGAAACGGTCCTGTTCCTGCACCAGATCTTCCTGAAGGGCCTCACCTCGCGGCTCGAGTCGTGGCCGACGCTAGTGCTTG GCGATCTGTTCGACATGCTGTTGCCCATGCTGAGCATCTACCAGGAGTACGTCCGGAACCACCACTACAGCCTGCAGGTGCTGACGGAGTGCAAGAGCAACGGCAACTTTGCGACCGTGCTGAAGCGCCTGGAGGCGAAACCGTCCTGCCAGGGCCGCAGCCTCGAAACGTTCCTCACCTACCCGATGCACCAGATCCCGCGCTACATCATCACGCTGCACGAGCTGCTGGCCCACACACCCCACGACCACGTGGAGCGCAAGAGCCTGCAGAACGCGCGCCAGCAGCTCGAGGACCTGTCGCGCCAGATGCACGACGAGGtgtcggaaacggaaaacctgCGCAAGAATCTGGCCGTCGAGCGCATGATCGTTGAGGGCTGTGACATACTACTCGACGTCAATCAGGTGTTTGTGCGGCAAG GAAGCTTATCCGTGCCGCCGGGGCGCGGCCGAATCCGCAGTCGGTTGGCTTCGTTCAAAAGTGAACGCGATGCGGTCCGTCAATGTTTCCTCTTCTCGAACCACATGATCATAGCAACGAG GACTTCGGGCGGCCGGTTGCATCTCCTGCCGGATGTAGGGAAAATCCCGTTGGCCGACGCGACGCTAGTGGAGGACCCGAGCGAGcagcacgacgacgaggaaTCGTCCGTTTGTTCGGCTTCGACACGCGGCAGCACGCTCAGTGTGACGGAGTCGGTCAATGCCGGGAATCGGGATTTCAAAATCTTCGTCGAGTCGAAGTCGGGCACCCGCCACGGCATACACCTGGTGGCCCCGACCATCCAGGACAAGGAGGCGTGGATCAGTGACATATCGCAATGCCTTGACAACATTCACATGCACTCGCTGCTGTCGCCCGGGATCGGAGGTTCCTCGGGAG GATCCCTTCTTGCAGGCCACCAAGCGCTGCGCGCCGATCCGCGCCTGTTCAAAGACGACGTCGATATTCGGTTCTCGCGGACCCTGAACTCGTGCAAATTGCCGCAGGTGCGATATGCCACGCCGGAGCGCCTGCTGCAGCGTCTTACCGACCTGCGCTTCTTATCGATAGACTTTCTGAACACCTTTCTGCTCACGTACCGCGTGTTCACGGACGGCGAGACGGTGCTGAACGCCCTGAAAAGCGTCTTCTACGATCCGCCCGTCGAGCCGCCGTGTGACTGCGAGCACCAGACCGACTTCCTGGAGCTCCCGTACCAGGATGGGCGCGCCTCTCCTCGACGCACTTCCGGTGCTAGCTCCGTTTCTG GGTACTGCTCGGAAGGCGCCGAccgggatcgatcgatgagCGGGGACTCAACAGGTCTCCGCTTCCGCGGTTCCCGCCGGGGCTACCAGAGCCATCAGAGCACCGACCAGGAAACGCTGTCGTGGATACCGGAACAGGTAGGGCCGGTCATAATCCACAGTGCGCACCACGCGAGCGAAAAGGCGGATGAAAagccgatcgaaccgacggcgcCGGGACACATCCAAAGTAAATCGCAGCATCAAATccatcagcagccgcaggaCGACTCGTACCTGGTGATACCGAAAACGATGCCCGGGTCCAGCAGCTCCGACACCTTGACAG AAACGGCCATGAGTGGTCCATCGTCCCCGTCGAACCTGAGCAGCGTTACGCTGGTCGGATCGACCGGATCCGGCGGGCAGGACAAATCGGACGACACGCCAACGGAAGGGACGTTCAAGTACGGCAAAGCACCGACCAGTCCGCTTCCGGAGCGCATCCATCCGAGGCTATCCAAAGCCCACCCAACGGTGCACGGTGTGCCTCCCGCGACCCCCACCATCTGCATGACGGACACCAGCCAAGGGGACGAAgtcatcacgacgacgatggccctCGACCGACAGCAGCCGGagcaacaaattaaaacaccgCTGACACCTCCGACACCGCCGACCGTGACCACGACACCGTGCTATAGCCCGTCCAACGGACAGCACCCGAACGGGATGTCCCCgctgcaccaacaccacctgCCCGGCAAGCCCACCGAccagaccaccaccgccatcgtgCACGGCCGGCTCGAGGTGGGCGGTCAAAAAATCGTAACTCAACCCTATctgacgaccacgacgacgaccacggtaACGatcacgacaacgacgacggccacctCGACGAAGAGCATCTCGCCGCCCCACCTGCTCCCGATGGACCGGCGGCCGAGCGTTGGCCACAACATTGCCATCCCGCATGCGGCCCTCTGCCAACATCGCCACAGTCTGCAGCTTAATGGCGACGGAAGTTTGTTCAGCAAG AGTGAAAagaccaccagcagcccccGGTTAACCACACGTAAATTCTCGGCCCCAAAGACACCGGAACGGCAGCGCAAGAGTCTGTTCGGAACGCCGCAGCGGGACCGGGACACTTCCAG CACACGGCGATTTTCCGAAAGCGACGACGACATGGCCACTTCGATCTTCACCACCCCCCGCGGGTCACTGGGTGGCGTATCGCTCAACACCATTTCGTCCCGAGCTTCCATGCAGCACGATCACGTTCCTCACTGCTCCAGTAAAGTAGGCGTAGTAATCACTTCCTACCGCCAGTCGCAACGCAG CATGGGACCAGATCCGCTATG GAGTAGcacgtcgacggcggcggcggcattcgCTATCGCTACCTCAGCTTCCAGCAACCCCCGGGACGAGCCCCCCGAGGTGGAAGCTAGGAACCGAAAAGAATCCGTCGTCAGCTCGCCGGCCACGATGCGGGTGCTGAACGTGCTGCGGCACTGGGTGTCGAAGCACTTCCAGGACTTCGAGCAGGATGCGGCGCTGCGCAGTCAGACAATAGCGTTCCTGGACGACATCACCTGCAGTCCCAACCTATTGCCCACTGAGCACCGGGCCGCATCCcagctgctgcggttgctctGCCGCGACGACATCGACAGCGGGAAGCAACAGTTGGAGATCCTGCTGACGCCACCACAG ACTCCGAGCAAGGAAAGTATCGAGACGCTGTCGGCGCTGGAAATCGCGGAACAGATGACCTACCTGGACCACCAGATATTCTTGGCCATTCGGAGCGA AGAATTCCTGGGCCAGGCCTGGATGAAGTCGGACAAAAAGTCCCGTGCGGAACATATCATTCTTATGACGAAACGGTTCAACGACGGTTCACGATTAGTTTGCTCGGAAATCGTTACGAG GAGCAATATGGCGGCGCGCGTAGCGGCCATCGAGAAGTGGACAGCCGTGGCGGACATCTGCCGGTGTTTGCACAACTTCAACGGGGTCCTGCAGATCTGTGCGGCCTTCACGAACGCAGCCATCTATCGGCTGAAGAAAACCTGGGACAAAGTACCTAGAACA ATCAAATCGACAATCACAAAACTGCAGGCGGTGGTGTGTTCGGATGGCAGGTTTCGTGTGATGCGCGAGGCCCTGCATCGGTGCGATCCGCCCTGCATTCCGTACCTGGGCATGTATCTGACCGACCTGTCCTTCATCGAGGAGGGCACACCGGACTTTACACCGGATGGGTTGCTGAACTTCTCCAAAATGCGTATG ATTGCCCACGTCATACGCGAGATACGCCACTTCCAACAGACGCCGTACAAAATCGATCACATACCGAAAGTTACATCCTACCTCCTGGATACATCGTTGctgctggacgacgacgaattgTACCACAAATCACTGCAGATCGAACCGCGAAGTTCCCGTCTCAGTGCACCGAACACGGCCAATGTTTAA